A genomic segment from Peribacillus sp. ACCC06369 encodes:
- the rlmH gene encoding 23S rRNA (pseudouridine(1915)-N(3))-methyltransferase RlmH: MKITIITVGKLKEKYLKQGIAEYTKRLSAYANIELVEVPDEKAPENLSAADMDIVKQKEGERILAKISPDTYVITLEINGKQLTSEQLATHIDQLATYGKSKIAFIIGGSLGLGNEVLSRSDYALSFSKMTFPHQLMKLVLVEQIYRAFRINRNEPYHK, translated from the coding sequence ATGAAAATAACGATTATTACTGTTGGCAAGCTAAAGGAAAAATACTTAAAGCAAGGTATTGCTGAATATACAAAAAGGTTAAGTGCCTATGCTAATATAGAACTTGTTGAAGTACCTGATGAAAAAGCTCCGGAGAACCTGAGTGCAGCGGACATGGACATTGTAAAGCAAAAGGAGGGTGAACGGATCCTGGCCAAAATCAGCCCGGACACCTACGTGATAACGCTTGAGATCAATGGAAAACAACTTACTTCAGAGCAGCTGGCCACTCATATAGATCAGCTCGCCACTTATGGAAAGAGTAAAATTGCCTTTATTATTGGCGGGTCGCTTGGGCTTGGCAACGAGGTGTTATCAAGAAGTGATTATGCCCTTTCCTTCTCGAAAATGACTTTTCCGCATCAATTGATGAAACTGGTTCTAGTTGAGCAAATATATCGGGCTTTTCGGATAAATAGAAATGAACCATATCATAAATGA
- a CDS encoding CxxH/CxxC protein, which translates to MKLYCCQEHVDMALDEVVYECETYPVLTLVPEENQLSTTCEYCRNVAIYLVGN; encoded by the coding sequence ATGAAATTATATTGCTGTCAGGAGCATGTTGACATGGCGCTGGATGAAGTGGTATACGAATGTGAAACCTATCCTGTTTTAACGCTGGTTCCTGAAGAAAATCAGTTATCAACAACCTGTGAATATTGTCGAAACGTGGCAATATATCTAGTAGGGAACTAA
- a CDS encoding trypsin-like peptidase domain-containing protein, whose product MGYYDQNEENQNKRKKSHTSYFLAGLGGAIIGALLILLAFPGSGLLTNEDNEIKTEKSTGGESTEQSQQNLTVDVTSAVTNAVDKASDAVVGITNIQETNFWGQGSNAEDSSAEAGTGSGVVYKKDGGKAYIVTNNHVIEGANELEVTLSDGTKLPAELQGSDPWTDLAVIVVSGDKIKTIAEFGKSDKLKPGEPVIAIGNPLGLQFSGSITQGIISGLERTIEVDINEDGQVDWNAEVIQTDAAINPGNSGGALVNMSGQVIGINSMKIAENAVEGIGLSIPIDSVIPIINDIEEFGEVKRAFLGVNLASVEEISQYHQQNTLKLPRKVTAGVAITGVQSNSPASKAGLKEFDVVVGMDNEKIHDVVELRKYLYNEKKIGDKVKIIYYRDGKKATTEVTLSSSEI is encoded by the coding sequence TTGGGTTATTATGATCAGAATGAGGAGAACCAAAATAAACGGAAAAAGAGCCATACGAGCTATTTTCTAGCTGGCTTGGGAGGAGCCATCATCGGGGCCTTACTAATTTTATTAGCCTTTCCAGGAAGTGGACTTTTAACTAACGAGGATAACGAAATTAAAACGGAAAAATCAACGGGAGGTGAGTCCACGGAGCAGTCCCAGCAAAACCTTACAGTTGATGTAACAAGTGCCGTCACCAATGCCGTTGATAAAGCCAGCGACGCAGTGGTAGGCATCACGAACATTCAGGAAACGAACTTCTGGGGTCAAGGGAGCAATGCCGAGGACAGTTCAGCTGAAGCTGGCACTGGTTCTGGTGTTGTCTACAAAAAAGATGGTGGCAAGGCCTATATTGTCACGAATAATCACGTCATTGAAGGTGCCAATGAACTGGAAGTGACATTAAGTGATGGCACTAAATTGCCAGCAGAACTACAAGGCAGTGACCCATGGACAGATTTAGCCGTCATTGTCGTTAGTGGTGATAAAATCAAAACCATTGCAGAATTCGGGAAATCCGACAAATTGAAACCTGGTGAGCCTGTGATTGCCATTGGTAACCCATTAGGCCTCCAATTCTCTGGATCCATCACACAAGGGATCATCTCTGGTTTGGAGCGTACGATAGAGGTGGATATCAATGAGGACGGACAAGTCGATTGGAATGCGGAGGTCATCCAGACCGATGCGGCGATTAACCCAGGTAACAGCGGGGGAGCACTCGTTAATATGTCAGGGCAGGTCATTGGAATAAATTCCATGAAGATTGCAGAAAATGCAGTGGAAGGAATCGGTCTTTCCATCCCAATTGATTCAGTTATTCCAATCATTAATGATATAGAAGAATTTGGTGAAGTGAAACGTGCCTTCTTGGGTGTAAACTTGGCATCTGTAGAAGAAATTTCACAATACCATCAGCAAAATACATTAAAGTTGCCAAGGAAAGTTACTGCAGGCGTTGCAATTACAGGCGTTCAAAGCAACTCTCCAGCATCAAAAGCAGGATTGAAGGAATTTGATGTCGTTGTTGGAATGGATAATGAAAAAATCCATGATGTCGTCGAATTAAGAAAATACCTTTACAATGAAAAGAAAATCGGTGATAAAGTTAAAATCATTTATTACCGTGACGGAAAGAAGGCAACTACGGAAGTCACGCTTTCAAGCAGCGAAATCTAA
- a CDS encoding MBL fold metallo-hydrolase, which produces MTMHFSVLASGSTGNALFVETEDQSFLVDAGLSGKALEALFQDIGRDMSKLSGILVTHEHSDHIKGLGVVARKHKLPIYANAKTWNAMDRSIGEIATDQKFTFEMEQVKTFGSLNIESFGVSHDAAEPMFYVFHHEDKKLVVITDTGYVSDRMKGIISNADAYVFESNHDVSMLRMGKYPWSIKRRILSDVGHVCNEDAALAMSEVAGDKTKRIYLAHLSLDNNMKDLARMSVEQTLKTKGIIVGDQFSLYDTDPKRPTELVTL; this is translated from the coding sequence ATGACTATGCATTTTAGTGTTCTCGCAAGCGGGAGTACAGGAAATGCCTTATTCGTGGAAACGGAGGATCAATCATTCCTTGTCGACGCCGGTTTAAGCGGTAAGGCCTTGGAAGCATTGTTTCAGGATATAGGCCGTGATATGTCGAAGTTATCCGGTATCCTTGTTACCCATGAACACAGCGACCATATTAAAGGACTTGGCGTGGTTGCCAGAAAACATAAACTCCCGATATATGCTAATGCAAAGACATGGAATGCCATGGATCGATCAATCGGTGAAATTGCAACTGATCAAAAGTTCACATTTGAAATGGAACAGGTCAAAACATTCGGCAGTCTTAATATAGAATCTTTCGGCGTTTCACATGATGCGGCAGAGCCGATGTTTTACGTCTTTCATCATGAAGATAAGAAACTCGTGGTCATTACTGATACAGGGTACGTAAGTGATCGCATGAAAGGAATCATCTCGAATGCCGATGCATATGTATTCGAAAGTAACCATGATGTGTCCATGCTCAGGATGGGAAAATATCCATGGAGCATTAAGCGCCGGATTTTAAGTGATGTCGGACATGTTTGTAATGAAGATGCCGCCCTTGCAATGAGTGAAGTGGCCGGTGATAAGACCAAGCGGATCTACTTGGCCCACTTAAGCCTTGATAACAATATGAAGGATCTAGCGAGAATGTCGGTAGAACAGACGTTAAAGACAAAGGGGATCATCGTTGGTGATCAATTTTCCTTATATGATACTGACCCGAAAAGACCAACTGAACTTGTTACCTTATAA
- the yycI gene encoding two-component system regulatory protein YycI — MDWNNTKSIFIMVFFVLNIFLLYQFLEKINDYQIENFTESTTEELLKEDEISIETPLPKQKKDQFLIANSKTFEKKDIQYLKNQKAKIIDDKKLVGTFKTPVGMKAEIHAADVDIFLKEYILNGNEYRFWSYDQINQTITCYQVADKKMFYNNSKGKVTLYLNKKGEIVSYEQMYLEGIEKFNKPKELVSALNAIGALYRNGDINPKNTVTNVELGFYNSLQTTSVSHLLVPTWWVVIDDETDLFVNAFDGEVIELNTEEKILE, encoded by the coding sequence GTGGATTGGAATAATACAAAATCAATATTCATCATGGTTTTCTTCGTTTTGAATATTTTTCTTCTTTATCAATTTCTGGAAAAGATAAATGACTACCAAATTGAAAATTTCACAGAGTCCACAACGGAAGAACTCTTGAAGGAAGATGAGATTTCAATAGAAACCCCACTTCCGAAACAAAAGAAGGATCAATTCCTGATTGCCAACAGCAAGACTTTCGAGAAGAAAGATATACAGTACCTAAAAAATCAAAAAGCAAAAATCATAGATGATAAGAAGCTTGTAGGTACATTTAAAACACCAGTTGGCATGAAAGCGGAAATTCATGCAGCAGACGTTGATATATTCCTGAAGGAGTATATATTAAATGGAAATGAGTATCGTTTTTGGAGCTATGATCAGATCAACCAGACCATCACCTGCTATCAGGTGGCAGATAAAAAGATGTTTTATAATAATAGTAAGGGGAAGGTCACTCTATATCTGAACAAGAAGGGTGAAATCGTTTCCTATGAACAGATGTATTTAGAGGGAATTGAAAAATTCAATAAACCTAAAGAATTGGTATCTGCCTTAAATGCTATTGGAGCATTGTATAGAAATGGTGATATTAATCCCAAAAACACAGTCACGAATGTAGAACTGGGTTTTTATAATTCGCTGCAGACGACATCTGTGTCACATTTACTTGTGCCAACATGGTGGGTGGTCATTGATGATGAAACAGATCTCTTCGTGAATGCTTTTGATGGAGAGGTCATTGAATTGAATACAGAAGAAAAAATACTGGAGTGA
- the yycH gene encoding two-component system activity regulator YycH: MNFERAKSIILIILVGTSIFLTWSIWTYEPEYDKFGDQSNYIKIKSDVQIVSDVIKPVSILFHGNGRHFQTSNPVEINRMEKEFSQWNFTGVKEISVKRLQRKFDDFVHEDGSIEIEYSDEVPISLYKTVLGITDTEVPGFSFDRIIIKQKDISGNESAVYFVSYDQGKIYQGMVDSKRLRRFMDLFYTGSYDRHPEYTAETINSKRTLFVPEKPVTISKFQYYIDSLDIGDLKNALFNNPKYVRQDSVSVGEEYTDGTRLMTVNKENYLISYINPAQKSKLFDSSSDLLQKGIEFINDHTGWEDNNYRFAYMSENEQRVVFRLFVNGYPAFNESGMTEIEQIWGKEEIYSYERPYFSLASVLPSEGSEMTLKSGREVLNQLKSKDNIDFKSVEDISIGYKLHKSLDSKLVTLVTLEPTWYYRIGDKWFIVPFEEDAGGDQSGLE; this comes from the coding sequence ATGAATTTTGAACGTGCAAAAAGCATCATACTGATTATTTTGGTTGGGACAAGCATTTTTTTGACTTGGAGCATTTGGACGTACGAGCCTGAATATGATAAATTTGGTGACCAATCGAATTATATAAAGATTAAAAGCGATGTCCAGATTGTTAGTGATGTCATTAAACCTGTCAGTATCCTTTTTCATGGAAATGGTCGACATTTCCAGACTTCCAATCCGGTAGAGATAAATAGAATGGAAAAAGAATTTTCGCAATGGAATTTTACCGGCGTAAAAGAGATATCCGTAAAAAGGCTGCAAAGGAAATTTGATGATTTTGTCCACGAAGATGGGTCGATTGAAATCGAATATTCCGATGAGGTTCCCATCTCCCTCTATAAAACGGTATTGGGTATTACGGATACGGAAGTGCCTGGATTTTCATTCGATAGAATCATCATTAAACAAAAGGATATCAGTGGTAATGAATCTGCCGTTTATTTTGTTTCCTACGATCAAGGGAAGATCTATCAAGGTATGGTCGACTCTAAAAGACTAAGGCGTTTTATGGATTTGTTTTATACGGGTTCTTACGATAGGCACCCTGAATATACGGCCGAAACCATAAACAGCAAAAGGACATTGTTCGTTCCTGAAAAACCAGTGACGATCAGCAAATTTCAATATTATATCGACTCTTTGGATATTGGAGACCTTAAAAACGCTCTATTTAATAATCCGAAGTATGTACGACAGGACTCCGTTTCGGTCGGTGAGGAATACACGGATGGAACAAGACTCATGACGGTCAATAAAGAGAATTACCTAATTTCTTATATCAATCCGGCACAAAAGAGCAAGTTATTTGACAGTTCCAGTGACCTTCTCCAAAAAGGAATAGAGTTCATCAATGATCATACTGGTTGGGAAGATAACAATTACCGCTTTGCCTATATGTCGGAGAATGAGCAACGAGTGGTATTCCGCTTATTCGTAAATGGTTATCCGGCCTTCAATGAATCCGGGATGACCGAAATCGAGCAAATTTGGGGGAAAGAAGAAATTTATAGCTACGAGCGCCCATACTTTTCACTTGCCTCAGTCCTTCCGTCTGAAGGGTCGGAAATGACTTTAAAAAGTGGTAGAGAAGTCTTGAATCAGTTGAAATCGAAAGATAATATCGACTTCAAGAGCGTGGAGGACATCTCGATTGGCTATAAACTGCATAAATCCCTTGATTCCAAACTTGTCACACTAGTTACGCTTGAACCCACTTGGTATTATCGTATCGGCGATAAATGGTTTATTGTGCCTTTTGAAGAAGATGCGGGAGGCGATCAAAGTGGATTGGAATAA
- the walK gene encoding cell wall metabolism sensor histidine kinase WalK has protein sequence MKKVGFFRSIHFKFVLIYVLLIFVAMQIIGVYFVGELEENLVGNFTKSIKGHVNLLTYSIGEEMEKERGEEDPTLEEAIYTILKDRDNSSNDISEVRVIDTRSRRVIGTSVPSNQGIVGKKTTEALIKNTLIYGKEDSDVFRDQKTGRRLWVLSTPIEANEEVIGAVYVIAEMENVFEQMDEINSIFMTGTAIALVITAILGILLARTITRPMSDMRKQALVMAKGNFSRKVRVYGDDEIGQLAVTFNNLTKKLQESQSSTEGERRKLSSVLANMTDGVISTDRRGRVNLINEPAAQLLNVSRETVMNQPIIEVLGLEEEYKFEDLLEERESVILDYSKKNRPFILRGNFSVIQKETGFVNGLITVLHDITEQEKIEGERREFVANVSHELRTPLTTMRSYLEALAEGAWKDEEIAPSFLSVTQNETERMIRLVNDLLQLSKMDSKDYRLKTGWVNFNKFYDHIIDRFEMTKNDDITFKRDLPKEAYFVDIDEDKITQVLYNVISNSLKYSPEGGQVTFRVRASDGFIIVSITDQGVGIPKNVIDKIFDRFYRVDKARSRNLGGTGLGLAIAKEMVVAHGGKIWAESVDGKGTTVFFTLPYEQEEEDDWS, from the coding sequence ATGAAAAAGGTTGGTTTTTTTCGCTCAATTCATTTTAAATTTGTTCTGATTTATGTTTTGCTCATTTTCGTAGCGATGCAAATAATCGGGGTATATTTTGTTGGGGAATTGGAAGAAAATCTTGTCGGGAACTTCACGAAATCAATAAAAGGTCACGTTAACCTTCTTACCTACAGTATTGGTGAAGAAATGGAAAAAGAGAGGGGAGAGGAAGATCCAACCCTCGAAGAAGCGATTTATACGATATTGAAAGACCGGGATAACTCATCGAATGATATTTCGGAAGTACGTGTCATCGACACCCGCAGCAGGCGTGTGATCGGAACTTCAGTCCCAAGTAACCAAGGTATCGTAGGAAAGAAGACAACGGAAGCCCTTATTAAAAATACGCTGATTTATGGAAAAGAAGATAGTGATGTTTTTCGAGATCAGAAAACCGGCAGGCGGCTCTGGGTCCTTTCGACACCCATTGAAGCAAATGAGGAGGTCATTGGTGCCGTTTATGTAATTGCAGAGATGGAAAATGTCTTTGAGCAGATGGATGAAATCAATAGTATCTTCATGACGGGCACAGCCATTGCCCTAGTGATTACGGCCATCTTAGGGATCCTGCTCGCACGAACGATCACCAGGCCCATGTCTGATATGAGAAAACAGGCCCTGGTGATGGCGAAAGGGAATTTCTCCAGAAAAGTTAGGGTATATGGCGATGATGAAATTGGTCAGCTTGCCGTCACTTTCAATAATTTGACCAAAAAGCTTCAAGAATCGCAATCAAGTACAGAAGGAGAGCGGCGTAAGCTTTCATCTGTCCTTGCCAATATGACGGATGGCGTAATTTCAACGGACAGACGCGGTCGGGTGAACTTGATTAATGAACCGGCGGCACAATTATTGAATGTCTCGCGTGAAACCGTCATGAATCAACCAATCATTGAGGTTTTGGGTCTTGAAGAAGAATATAAATTCGAGGATTTACTGGAAGAGCGAGAGTCCGTGATCCTTGATTACAGCAAAAAAAATCGGCCATTCATTTTAAGGGGAAACTTTTCGGTCATTCAAAAGGAAACGGGATTCGTTAATGGCTTGATTACTGTTTTGCATGATATTACAGAGCAGGAAAAGATCGAGGGTGAACGCAGGGAATTTGTTGCCAACGTTTCACATGAACTGCGAACTCCGCTTACAACGATGAGAAGTTACCTGGAGGCATTGGCTGAAGGGGCATGGAAGGACGAGGAAATCGCTCCATCCTTTTTAAGTGTGACCCAAAATGAAACAGAGCGAATGATCAGGCTTGTTAATGATCTGTTACAGCTTTCGAAAATGGACAGTAAAGATTACAGGCTTAAAACAGGCTGGGTGAATTTCAATAAATTCTATGACCATATCATCGATCGTTTTGAAATGACGAAAAATGATGATATCACGTTTAAGCGTGATTTGCCTAAGGAAGCTTATTTTGTGGATATTGATGAGGATAAAATCACCCAGGTTCTCTATAATGTAATCTCCAACTCATTAAAGTACTCACCTGAAGGGGGTCAAGTGACTTTCCGTGTCAGGGCATCGGATGGCTTTATCATTGTGAGCATTACAGATCAAGGAGTGGGTATCCCGAAAAACGTCATTGATAAAATATTCGACCGCTTCTACCGTGTGGATAAAGCAAGGTCGCGGAACTTAGGTGGGACCGGGCTTGGTTTAGCGATCGCAAAAGAAATGGTCGTGGCGCATGGCGGGAAAATATGGGCGGAAAGTGTGGATGGAAAAGGAACTACCGTGTTCTTTACACTTCCTTACGAACAGGAAGAAGAGGATGATTGGTCATGA
- the yycF gene encoding response regulator YycF: protein MDKKILVVDDEKPIADILQFNLKKEGYEVFCAYDGNEALKMVEERQPDLILLDIMLPQRDGMEVCREVRKKYETPIIMLTAKDSEIDKVLGLELGADDYVTKPFSTREIIARVKANLRRQQAVPVPDQENEPKEITIGTLTIHPDAYVVSKRGDTIELTHREFELLHYLAKHIGQVMTREHLLQTVWGYDYFGDVRTVDVTVRRLREKIEDNPSHPGWIVTRRGVGYYLRNPEQE, encoded by the coding sequence ATGGATAAGAAGATTCTGGTAGTGGATGACGAAAAGCCAATTGCTGACATATTACAATTCAATCTAAAAAAGGAAGGCTATGAAGTTTTTTGTGCTTATGACGGCAATGAAGCCCTCAAGATGGTAGAAGAACGGCAACCTGATTTGATTTTACTTGATATCATGCTACCGCAGCGCGATGGGATGGAAGTTTGCAGGGAAGTAAGGAAGAAGTATGAAACGCCAATCATCATGTTAACGGCTAAGGATTCAGAGATAGATAAGGTCTTAGGCTTAGAGCTTGGAGCAGATGACTATGTGACAAAGCCATTTAGTACCCGGGAAATAATTGCCCGCGTTAAGGCGAACTTAAGACGTCAGCAAGCTGTCCCGGTCCCAGATCAAGAAAATGAACCGAAGGAAATTACGATAGGAACGCTCACTATCCATCCGGATGCCTATGTGGTATCCAAGCGGGGCGATACGATTGAATTAACGCATCGCGAATTTGAATTGCTTCATTACTTGGCGAAGCATATCGGTCAGGTCATGACAAGGGAGCACTTATTACAAACCGTGTGGGGCTATGATTATTTTGGTGATGTACGGACAGTCGATGTAACGGTCAGGCGTCTTCGTGAGAAGATTGAAGACAATCCAAGCCATCCTGGTTGGATTGTAACTAGAAGAGGGGTCGGTTATTACCTGCGTAACCCTGAACAGGAGTAG
- a CDS encoding M23 family metallopeptidase: MFSSKGKGIILLMVSVILLLAGNRATAAGISETNTIQHVYLNDEFVGSVTDETEIEKVVAEKVEEAQEDYPDFTFDRETQLTFVPEEVFDVEVKEDQAVKGIQDQLNVKAEAYEIDIDNQAVAYVASKDDAEDVLEKITLLYVNEEEFSEYESVKKESETDAGALKEPGSRILDIKFSVPVTFKETMVDPDEIKTVDKTLSMIEEGKEEKTIYEAKEDEDLESIAIRHDMDLDQLLELNPGQEEDKGIKEGERLYVTQRTPYVNVMVEREVFKEERIPFEKKVKEDDELPKGELITEQIGNEGIRAYTYAVSETNGKKISETIVKKEVTEKAKTEITRKGTKVIPSQGSGTYSWPADGGYISSKQGQRWGKLHKGIDIARPTTRTITAADHGIIETAGNSGGYGNKITINHNNGYKTVYAHLDSIDVKAGQKIEKGMKIGMMGSTGHSTGVHLHFEIYKNGSLVNPLNYISQ; encoded by the coding sequence ATGTTTAGCTCAAAAGGTAAGGGGATCATCCTGTTGATGGTTTCCGTCATTTTATTGCTTGCAGGAAATCGGGCAACGGCTGCAGGGATATCGGAAACTAACACCATTCAGCATGTTTACCTTAACGATGAGTTCGTCGGAAGTGTGACGGATGAAACGGAAATAGAGAAGGTCGTAGCCGAAAAGGTAGAAGAAGCACAGGAAGATTATCCTGACTTTACATTCGATAGGGAGACACAGCTGACGTTTGTACCTGAAGAGGTATTCGATGTAGAGGTTAAAGAGGATCAGGCTGTAAAGGGTATTCAAGATCAGTTGAATGTGAAGGCAGAGGCGTATGAAATCGATATAGATAATCAGGCGGTAGCCTATGTTGCGTCAAAGGATGATGCTGAGGACGTTTTGGAGAAAATCACTTTATTATATGTAAATGAAGAGGAATTCTCCGAATATGAATCAGTTAAAAAAGAAAGCGAAACGGACGCGGGAGCGTTAAAAGAACCGGGAAGCAGAATTCTGGACATCAAATTTTCAGTTCCCGTCACGTTTAAAGAAACAATGGTCGATCCAGATGAAATCAAGACCGTCGATAAAACCCTTTCCATGATTGAAGAAGGAAAGGAAGAAAAGACGATTTATGAGGCTAAGGAAGATGAGGATCTTGAATCAATTGCCATTAGGCATGATATGGACCTGGATCAACTGTTGGAGCTAAATCCAGGACAGGAAGAGGACAAAGGTATTAAAGAGGGAGAGCGTCTCTATGTGACCCAGCGTACGCCCTATGTGAACGTAATGGTAGAAAGAGAAGTTTTTAAGGAAGAGAGGATTCCTTTTGAAAAGAAAGTGAAGGAGGATGACGAACTTCCAAAGGGCGAACTCATTACTGAACAAATAGGCAATGAGGGGATTCGGGCATACACCTACGCAGTATCTGAAACAAACGGTAAGAAAATCAGCGAAACGATCGTAAAAAAGGAAGTCACGGAAAAAGCCAAAACAGAAATCACCAGAAAAGGCACGAAGGTCATTCCTTCACAGGGAAGCGGTACATATTCATGGCCTGCAGACGGTGGTTATATTTCCAGTAAGCAGGGCCAGCGTTGGGGGAAACTTCATAAAGGTATTGATATCGCCCGGCCAACCACCAGAACCATAACGGCAGCAGATCATGGAATAATCGAAACTGCCGGAAACTCCGGAGGGTATGGAAATAAGATAACGATCAATCATAATAATGGGTATAAGACAGTGTATGCCCATTTGGATTCAATAGATGTAAAAGCAGGACAAAAGATTGAAAAAGGCATGAAAATTGGCATGATGGGTTCAACAGGGCACTCAACCGGTGTCCATCTCCATTTTGAAATATATAAAAATGGGTCTCTTGTAAATCCGCTAAACTATATAAGTCAGTAA
- a CDS encoding adenylosuccinate synthase, producing MSSVVVVGTQWGDEGKGKITDFLSQNAEAIARYQGGNNAGHTIKFNGVTYKLHLIPSGIFYSDKICVIGNGMVVDPKALVEELAYLHSHGVSTDNLRISNRAHVILPYHIKLDEVEEDRKGANKIGTTKKGIGPAYMDKAARNGIRMADLLDREIFEEKLSQNLVEKNRMFERFYETEGFKIEDIMEEYYEYGQQIQKYVCDTSVVLNDALDEGKRVLFEGAQGVMLDIDQGTYPFVTSSNPVAGGVTIGSGVGPTKINHVVGVCKAYTSRVGDGPFPTELHDEIGNQIREVGREYGTTTGRPRRVGWFDAVVVRHARRVSGITDLSLNSIDVLSGLDTVKICVAYEYKGEIIHEVPATLKAIGECKPVYEELPGWPEDITGCKSLDELPENARHYVERVSQLVGIPLTTFSVGPDRNQTNVVRSPWRLA from the coding sequence ATGTCATCAGTTGTAGTAGTCGGTACACAATGGGGAGACGAAGGTAAAGGTAAAATAACAGATTTTCTATCCCAGAATGCGGAAGCCATCGCTCGTTATCAAGGTGGGAATAATGCAGGGCATACAATAAAATTTAACGGCGTTACCTATAAACTGCATTTAATTCCGTCAGGGATTTTTTATAGTGATAAAATTTGTGTCATTGGAAATGGTATGGTGGTTGATCCAAAAGCTCTTGTAGAGGAGCTTGCTTATTTACATAGTCACGGTGTAAGTACGGATAATCTTCGTATCTCAAACCGTGCACATGTCATTCTTCCTTACCATATCAAATTGGATGAAGTCGAAGAAGACCGTAAAGGCGCCAACAAAATCGGAACGACAAAAAAGGGTATCGGCCCTGCTTATATGGACAAGGCTGCTCGTAACGGAATCCGCATGGCAGATCTTTTGGATCGTGAGATTTTCGAGGAAAAATTGTCTCAAAATCTTGTTGAAAAAAACCGTATGTTTGAACGTTTCTATGAAACGGAAGGTTTCAAGATTGAAGATATCATGGAAGAATACTATGAGTACGGACAACAAATTCAGAAATATGTTTGTGATACATCCGTTGTATTGAATGACGCACTTGATGAAGGAAAACGGGTATTATTCGAAGGGGCACAAGGTGTCATGCTTGATATCGATCAAGGAACATACCCATTCGTCACTTCATCTAACCCGGTTGCAGGTGGGGTTACCATCGGTTCTGGCGTAGGCCCTACTAAAATCAACCATGTAGTTGGAGTATGTAAAGCATATACAAGCCGTGTGGGTGATGGTCCTTTCCCTACAGAATTGCATGATGAAATCGGTAACCAAATCCGTGAAGTTGGCCGTGAATATGGTACAACTACAGGCAGACCGCGCCGTGTCGGCTGGTTTGACGCTGTTGTCGTCCGTCATGCTCGCCGTGTCAGCGGGATTACCGATTTATCATTGAACTCGATTGACGTATTATCAGGTCTTGATACGGTCAAAATTTGTGTAGCTTATGAATACAAAGGCGAGATTATTCATGAGGTACCAGCGACCTTGAAAGCGATTGGCGAATGTAAACCAGTCTATGAAGAGCTACCAGGCTGGCCAGAAGACATCACAGGGTGCAAATCATTGGATGAGCTTCCAGAGAACGCACGCCACTATGTAGAGCGGGTATCTCAATTGGTAGGCATTCCTTTGACTACTTTCTCTGTCGGTCCTGACCGTAACCAAACAAATGTCGTGAGAAGCCCTTGGCGTCTAGCGTAA